A region of the Pseudomonas sp. A34-9 genome:
GTTCAAATAGACGTTTTCACGCCCGGTGAACTCAGGATTGAATCCCGAGCCCAACTCCAGCAACGCAGCGATCCGACCGTGGGTTTCCACAGTACCGCCAGTAGGATTCAGGGTCCCACACAAAATCTGCAACAGCGTGGACTTGCCACTGCCGTTCTTGCCGACAATCCCGACGGTCTCGCCCTTGCGGATCTCGAACGACACATCGTGCAGCGCCCAGAACTCCCGGCAGTATTTTTTCTTGCCGCGGCTGAGCATCTGCAGCAGGCGGTCACGTGGCTTGTCGTAAATCTCATAGCATTTGCTGAGATTCTGAACTTTGATAGCAATCTCAGATGACATCAGCAAATCCTTTTCGAGTTTTCTGGAACCAGGCAAAGCCGAGCCAGGCGACCACTATTGAGCCTGCGAGATAAATGCCAAGGACGGTGAAATCAGGCATACGCCCCCAGAACAGCACTTCACGCGCATATTCAATGGTGGGCGTGAGCGGGTTCAACATCAGCAGGTGCTGATACTTTTCGGGTAATGCGCTCGCCGGATAGAAAATGGGTGAGAGGAACATCAGTACCGTGGTCAGAATCCCGATGAATTGCGCAACATCGCGCAAGTAAACACCGAGTGATGCCAGCGCCCAGGTCAATCCCATGATCAACAGCACCAGTGGCAATATGATCAGCGGAAACAACAAGACCGTCAGATGAGGTGTACCAAACAGAAAGGTATAGGCAAGCAGCCACACGATCAGACTGATCACCATATGAAACAGCGCGGAGCCGACGGTCACCCATGGCAGGATCTCCAGCGGAAATACTACCTTCTTGACGTAATTCGCATTGGAAAGAATCAGCGTCGGGCTGCGATTGAAACACTCGGCGAACAGGTTGAATACGATCAGTCCCGCGAACAGGATGAGTGCAAATTCTGTCTTGGAATCGCTACCCCCGCTCCAGCGAGCCTTGAACACGACGCTGAAGACAAACGTGTACACGACCAGCATGAACACCGGATTGAAGAACGACCAGAGAATCCCCATGAAAGACCCGCGATAGCGCCCCACAACCTCGCGCTGCACCAGAGCTCTGATCATGCTGCGATTGCGCCACAAACTGCCGAGTAATTCCCTCGGTGAAATCGAAAAATTACGCATTAAGCACACACCTAAAAAAACTCAGGGAGATGAATCTCATCAAAATTCTCTCGTTCAAACACTGCTACCGTGCCATCAGGAAACCTGCAAAAGTCCTTTCAGGCGCGAACATCTTCATAGTCTATTAATGGCCGCTGCCAGTATCAGCCCCAGGCTACCCCACATAGTCTGTCG
Encoded here:
- a CDS encoding ABC transporter permease, producing the protein MRNFSISPRELLGSLWRNRSMIRALVQREVVGRYRGSFMGILWSFFNPVFMLVVYTFVFSVVFKARWSGGSDSKTEFALILFAGLIVFNLFAECFNRSPTLILSNANYVKKVVFPLEILPWVTVGSALFHMVISLIVWLLAYTFLFGTPHLTVLLFPLIILPLVLLIMGLTWALASLGVYLRDVAQFIGILTTVLMFLSPIFYPASALPEKYQHLLMLNPLTPTIEYAREVLFWGRMPDFTVLGIYLAGSIVVAWLGFAWFQKTRKGFADVI